The sequence CTGCTTTTCCAAATCGCGGACGGAGTCACTTTGATCAGCTTCCCGCTCATTTTTGAATGTCCCCATTACCATGTCGAACACCGGGTTGGTCACCCCGTACCAATACTGTTCGTTCTTAAAATGGTGCCACAGGTGCATCTTTTTTAGCCAACGTCCCCAGGGTGTGATCGGCTGGATGGGACGGTGTGCCACATAGTGACACCATTCGTAATATAAGAGATAACCCAGCACCCCGGTGGTAAACGCGACAGTGAAGACGGTATCCCCCGATACGGCGTACACAATGCCGGCGACTGTGGCCACCAGAGGAAAACTGTACCATATCGGCAAAAACAACAGGCGAAGGTCGTCTGGGTCTTTGTGATGGTGATAGTGCAACCGTTGCAATAACCACAACAGCCAAGGGGTTTTCGGTGGCGGGAGATGAAAGAAGAAGCGATGAATCAAGTACTCGCTGAGTGCATATAACACCATGCCGAGCACCAACGCTCCCCAAACAGCTCCTTGATTGAGATGAGGCAGGGTGAATGCGACGCAGGTGGCGAAAACGATACAGGTGACCAAGATGTCGCGATGGCCGAAAAACTCCCGCAGAAACCGGGTTTGCACCATCCCGTTTCATCCCCTTTTTGATCCGGATTTACGCAAAGACGTTGCCAGTAACGTCAGGTAGGATTGGATAAACCGGAAAAACGACCGTTTCCGACCATAAAGGTTGGCCACCAGTGTGCGGAAGGGGATGAGCTTGTTTTGATACGGAAACCAGTGAACCTCCGAGGGCAACCAACCGCGGTCGATCAGCAGAGATTTTTCGTGACAAAAGATTCGGTATCCCTCATCGCCGTGATAACGGCCAATCCCGCTTTCCTTCACTCCTCCGAACGGGAGGTACGGATTGGCGATGGAAAGGACGACGTCATTGATGACCACACTTCCTGTTTCCAATGATTGCGCCACCCGGCGGGCTTTTTCGATGTCATTCGTCCACACGCTGGCACTCAATCCATAGACAGAATCATTGGCCGCACGGATGGCCTCTGACTCGTCCCGAAACGGTAATACACAGATGACTGGTCCGAATGTTTCTTCGCGCATGACAGCTGATCGGGTGTCCACACCCGTCAGGATGATGGGTTGAATGCGGAGGTCGCCAGATTCCGGCCAGTCCCGGGGGTGGATGCCGCTGACCAGTTTGGCTCCGTTTGCGACCGCGTCTTCCACCTGACGGCGGACGATCTCCTTTTGCTGTTCGGTTGTCATGGTACCGAGATCAGTTTCGTCCGAGCCATTCGATCGCAGTCGTGCTACTTCCCGTTTCAGTGCTTCCACAAAGGTGTCGTAAATGGGCTCCTCCACATAAATCCGTTCCACCGACATGCATACCTGACCGTAGTTGGTGAGCGCTCCCCACACCGCACCTTTGATTGCCCTGTTCAGGTTGGCGTCGGCAAAGACAATCATCGGATCTTTCCCGCCCAATTCCAGTGTGGTGGGGATTAATCGTTTGGCTGCCTCCTGCTGAATGATTTTTCCCGTCTGCACTGAGCCGGTGAAAAAGATATAATCCGGGTGTTCCTCGATCAATCGGGCACCCAATTCCTTTTCACCGATCGCCACTTGGACTACGCCTTCGGGAAAACCGGCTTCGCGAAATAGGGATGCGATCCATGCACCGACCCGGGGAGTCACTTCCGATGGTTTGAGAATGACGGTGTTGCCTGCGGCCAGTGCCTCGATCACGGGAATCACCGACAGCTGAAACGGGTAATTCCATGGTGAGATCACCAACACTACCCCACGGGGCTGGTAAGTGACGACGGACCGTTTGCCGATCAGGGAGATCGGCGTACGCACCTTTCTCGGTTTCAGGGCGTGTTTGGCACGTTTTTCCGCATGACCGATGGCATCCAGCACCGTCAGGATGTCACTTGTAAGCGCTTCTACTTTTGGTTTGCCCGTGTCCTGTGAGATGATCGCCATGCCTTCGTCCATTCTGTCGACGATGAGGTGACGCAGGGTGCGCAAATAAGAGAGCCGTTCATCAATACTTTTTCGTCGCCAAACATCAAACGCTTCCCGGGCCCGTTGCAT comes from Polycladomyces subterraneus and encodes:
- a CDS encoding aldehyde dehydrogenase family protein; protein product: METTTLHPIPTREWEETPPDASADLMQRAREAFDVWRRKSIDERLSYLRTLRHLIVDRMDEGMAIISQDTGKPKVEALTSDILTVLDAIGHAEKRAKHALKPRKVRTPISLIGKRSVVTYQPRGVVLVISPWNYPFQLSVIPVIEALAAGNTVILKPSEVTPRVGAWIASLFREAGFPEGVVQVAIGEKELGARLIEEHPDYIFFTGSVQTGKIIQQEAAKRLIPTTLELGGKDPMIVFADANLNRAIKGAVWGALTNYGQVCMSVERIYVEEPIYDTFVEALKREVARLRSNGSDETDLGTMTTEQQKEIVRRQVEDAVANGAKLVSGIHPRDWPESGDLRIQPIILTGVDTRSAVMREETFGPVICVLPFRDESEAIRAANDSVYGLSASVWTNDIEKARRVAQSLETGSVVINDVVLSIANPYLPFGGVKESGIGRYHGDEGYRIFCHEKSLLIDRGWLPSEVHWFPYQNKLIPFRTLVANLYGRKRSFFRFIQSYLTLLATSLRKSGSKRG
- a CDS encoding sterol desaturase family protein — protein: MVQTRFLREFFGHRDILVTCIVFATCVAFTLPHLNQGAVWGALVLGMVLYALSEYLIHRFFFHLPPPKTPWLLWLLQRLHYHHHKDPDDLRLLFLPIWYSFPLVATVAGIVYAVSGDTVFTVAFTTGVLGYLLYYEWCHYVAHRPIQPITPWGRWLKKMHLWHHFKNEQYWYGVTNPVFDMVMGTFKNEREADQSDSVRDLEKQSTRYN